In a single window of the Vespa crabro chromosome 18, iyVesCrab1.2, whole genome shotgun sequence genome:
- the LOC124430326 gene encoding uncharacterized protein LOC124430326 isoform X1 produces the protein MTVPIYKKEHDPQDIFRENDPNAYQIIDVRNYITTYRRNRPRTYRPFIRNYYNHCNNNKTPIMVYYGNDEDDDNEENNIGSDDLAAIQNRDKPDASQMQARCKPDANQMQVRCNLGHVDLFPLF, from the exons ATGACTgtacctatatataaaaaggaacatGATCCTCAAGACATTTTCCGAGAAAATGATCCAAACGCTTATCAAATCATTGATGTAAGAAATTATATCACGACTTATAGAAGAAATCGACCAAGAACTTATCGACCctttattcgaaattattataatcattgtaataataataaaactccCATAATGGTTTATTATGGCAACGATGAAgacgatgataatgaagaaaataatattggaaGTGATGATCTAGCGGCTATTCAAA ATCGAGACAAGCCAGATGCAAGCCAGATGCAAGCCAGATGCAAACCAGATGCAAACCAGATGCAAGTCAGATGCAATCTAGGACACGTGGATCTATTTCCTCTATTCTGA
- the LOC124430326 gene encoding uncharacterized protein LOC124430326 isoform X2: MTVPIYKKEHDPQDIFRENDPNAYQIIDVRNYITTYRRNRPRTYRPFIRNYYNHCNNNKTPIMVYYGNDEDDDNEENNIGSDDLAAIQMPIDISVILYCMINVIITL; this comes from the exons ATGACTgtacctatatataaaaaggaacatGATCCTCAAGACATTTTCCGAGAAAATGATCCAAACGCTTATCAAATCATTGATGTAAGAAATTATATCACGACTTATAGAAGAAATCGACCAAGAACTTATCGACCctttattcgaaattattataatcattgtaataataataaaactccCATAATGGTTTATTATGGCAACGATGAAgacgatgataatgaagaaaataatattggaaGTGATGATCTAGCGGCTATTCAAA TGCCTATCGATATATCGGTGATTCTATATTGCATGATTAATGTCATCATCACATTGTGA
- the LOC124430506 gene encoding facilitated trehalose transporter Tret1-like, whose amino-acid sequence MEYYKSTMLTLCIGILFGWNSPTVVLLLKPNSPIPVTISDISTLTASLALAQMLAPFINMFAIDKIGRKYTLLFCGLPIVASWCLIIVAKNVSVLYVARFFSGISAGLVFIITPMYLGEISSIKKRGVNGILLGITFNLGILLSYIIVPYLMITTTASIFLIPSICFVILLPFIPESPYYLAMKGKIEEAENVLEKLRGKIDISEELNMILESLKKKDENKGGNMGTLKEIFMIKGNRRAFLIIFLFVTCNHFSGFVTMLIYGQLIFKETLSGMSHYTGNIIVGIVLLLSSISIIFFVDKLGRKPLIFVSGIIIGFCNLTIGSFFYVKDYINENISTYFLIPLIAFIILIFFSNSMFNLMLIMISEIFSIEIKAFSSCVIGIAGGLFGTIISKLYIFISIYLNYGHSVPFFGFCIIIWITIFILFNLVPETKGKTFQEIQRELNK is encoded by the exons Atggaatattataaaa GTACCATGTTAACTTTGTGCATTGGTATATTGTTCGGATGGAATTCACCGACGGTCGTATTGTTGTTAAAACCAAATTCGCCAATTCCTGTTACCATCTCGGATATATCAACTTTAACGGCTTCGTTGGCGTTAGCTCAAATGTTAGCACCATTTATCAATATGTTTGCAATAGACAAAATTGGAAGGAAATATACGCTATTGTTTTGCGGTCTACCAATCGTCGCCAGTTGGTGTTTAATCATAGTCGCGAAAAACGTCTCA GTATTGTACGTGGCAAGATTTTTCTCCGGTATCTCTGCTGGATTGGTTTTCATCATTACACCGATGTATTTGGGtgaaatatcatcgataaagAAGCGTGGTGTTAATGGAATATTATTAGGCATCACATTTAATCTCGGTATCCTGTTGTCTTATATAATAGTACCCTAtctaatgataacaacaacagcCAGTATTTTTCTAATCCCATCGATCTGCTTCGTCATTCTCCTTCCTTTCATACCAGAATCACCATATTATCTCGCAATGAAAGGTAAAATTGAGGAGGCCGAAAATGTTTTAGAAAAATTGCGCGGTAAAATTGACATTTCCGAGGAATTAAATATGATCCTTGAATcattgaagaaaaaggatgaaaataaGGGAGGAAATATGGGAACGTTGAAGGAGATATTTATGATCAAGGGAAATAGACGAGCCttcttaataatctttttattcgtcACATGTAATCATTTCAGTGGTTTCGtaacaatgttaatttatGGACAATTGATATTCAAAGAAACATTAAGTGGAATGTCTCATTATACCGGGAACATAATCGTCggtattgtattgttattatcatctatatcaataattttctttgtcgATAAATTAGGTCGTAAACCATTGATATTCGTATCCGGTATTATAATTGGATTTTGCAATCTCACCATTGgttctttcttttacgttaAGGATTATATCAATGAGAACATATCTACGTATTTTTTAATACCATTAATagcatttattatattgattttcttttctaactcAATGTTCAATCTTATGTTGATCATGATATCCGAGATATTctcgatcgaaataaaagCCTTTAGTTCTTGTGTCATTGGTATTGCCGGTGGTTTATTTGGTACAATTATTAGCaagctttatatttttatttctatatatctgAATTATGGCCATTCTGTTCCCTTTTTTGGATTTTGCATTATCATTTGGATAactatctttatattatttaatttagtaCCGGAAACAAAAGGCAAGACATTTCAAGAGATTCAACGAGAATTAAATaagtga